From Candidatus Neomarinimicrobiota bacterium, the proteins below share one genomic window:
- a CDS encoding MlaD family protein, whose amino-acid sequence MATRAQKVRLGVFLVITLMLLIVSFVIIAGRQLMEKRDIYYIQYKNVSVIGLQEGSAVKYYGINIGQVDQITINKDDINQVTVQISVKEGTPIKEDMVATLVSIGITGIKQIELTGGSNESDFLPPGSNIQPGSSALEDITGRAEKIAEKFELLLNNLNAITDITNQQKVDTILTLVHMYLEENRGPVNRMITSLDTASLDIRNLISDVRSLVGTTQSSILRFEQNLVKLDTIMNNTLLFSEELASADVRGVSGEVINTLNKIDSTLEKADIRRISEEAVNALVSFNQTITRIDLMVIKSREDLIQSIETLKQAADYLNQFSREISDDPSILLRSRR is encoded by the coding sequence ATGGCCACCAGAGCACAAAAAGTCCGGCTGGGTGTTTTTCTCGTCATCACCCTGATGCTGTTGATCGTTTCATTTGTCATCATAGCCGGCCGTCAACTGATGGAAAAACGGGATATTTATTACATCCAGTATAAAAATGTATCGGTCATCGGACTCCAGGAGGGCAGTGCCGTAAAATATTATGGAATCAACATCGGCCAGGTGGACCAGATCACCATCAATAAGGATGATATCAACCAGGTAACCGTACAGATCAGCGTGAAAGAGGGAACACCCATCAAAGAAGATATGGTTGCAACATTGGTAAGTATTGGCATTACTGGAATTAAGCAGATTGAGCTGACCGGCGGGAGCAATGAATCGGATTTCCTCCCACCCGGATCCAACATTCAACCGGGAAGTTCGGCCCTGGAGGATATTACAGGAAGGGCTGAAAAGATCGCGGAGAAATTTGAATTGCTTCTGAACAACCTGAATGCCATCACCGATATCACAAACCAGCAAAAGGTAGACACTATCCTGACTCTGGTCCACATGTATCTGGAAGAAAACCGGGGACCGGTAAACCGGATGATCACTTCCCTGGATACCGCTTCTCTGGATATACGAAACCTTATCTCGGATGTCCGGAGTCTTGTGGGAACCACGCAGAGCAGCATTCTCCGCTTCGAGCAGAACCTTGTCAAGCTTGACACCATCATGAACAACACCCTGCTGTTCAGTGAAGAACTGGCTTCCGCAGATGTCCGGGGGGTAAGCGGTGAAGTCATCAACACCCTGAATAAAATCGACAGTACCCTGGAAAAAGCCGATATCCGGCGGATCTCCGAAGAGGCGGTCAACGCCCTGGTGAGTTTCAATCAAACCATCACACGTATTGATCTGATGGTGATAAAGTCACGGGAAGATCTGATCCAGTCCATTGAAACCCTGAAACAGGCAGCAGATTATCTGAACCAGTTCTCCAGGGAAATCAGTGATGACCCGTCCATTTTACTGCGTTCCAGGCGATAA
- the typA gene encoding translational GTPase TypA codes for MTKRKENFRNIAIIAHVDHGKTTLLDGMLRQSGEFRENQQLVDRVMDSMDLERERGITITAKNTSVRFQDVKINIVDTPGHSDFGGEVERSLNLADGALLLVDASEGPLPQTRFVLKKTLEKKLPVVLVINKIDRSDARVDEVLNEVYDLFLDLDADEEQIEFPIIYTIAKQGIAKQDLTDSSESLLPLFETILKTIPAPVANDNAPAQFLVTNLDYDPYVGQIAVGRLYNGVLEMNKTYALYGKEGLTTGIKFSACYHFEGLHRNQTDRVECGDIIAVAGVKNIAIGDTITSEDDPKPLPRIQIDEPTISMIFYVNNSPFTGRYGKYLTTRHLQERLNKEVLGNVSLQVKATQRKDAFEVCGRGELQMAILIETLRREGYELMVSKPRVITREENGQILEPVERVFIDIPEEKVGVVTEKLSERKGRMMHLENLGHGRVDMEFVIPSRGLIGFRSQFMTDTNGAGIMNTLFEGYAPWFGSIPHRTNGAILADRPGRVTAYACQGMADRGELFVEPGMEVYAGMIIGERNRSEDLPVNITREKKLTNMRASGSDNTIPLRPARKMNIDRCLEFIAGDELIEVTPQTVILRKMELDPVKRAKTRGTGTS; via the coding sequence ATGACAAAACGAAAAGAAAATTTCAGAAATATTGCCATTATCGCGCATGTGGATCATGGCAAAACCACGCTGCTGGACGGAATGTTACGGCAGAGTGGGGAATTCCGTGAGAATCAACAGCTGGTAGACCGCGTGATGGATTCCATGGACCTTGAGCGTGAGCGGGGAATTACCATCACAGCCAAGAATACATCGGTGCGATTCCAGGATGTTAAAATCAATATTGTGGATACACCGGGACACTCGGATTTCGGCGGGGAAGTGGAACGAAGCCTGAATCTGGCCGATGGCGCGTTGCTGTTGGTGGATGCCAGTGAGGGACCCCTTCCCCAGACGCGCTTTGTGTTAAAAAAAACACTGGAGAAAAAACTCCCGGTTGTTCTGGTGATTAATAAAATTGACCGCTCCGATGCCCGGGTTGATGAGGTCTTGAATGAAGTGTACGATCTTTTTCTGGACCTGGATGCGGACGAAGAACAGATTGAATTCCCCATTATTTATACCATTGCAAAACAGGGAATTGCAAAACAGGATCTGACGGACTCATCTGAGTCACTTTTGCCGCTTTTTGAGACGATTCTGAAGACGATTCCGGCACCTGTGGCAAATGATAATGCGCCGGCCCAGTTTCTGGTGACAAATCTCGATTATGATCCCTATGTGGGGCAAATTGCCGTGGGACGCCTCTATAACGGTGTTCTTGAAATGAATAAAACCTATGCTCTTTACGGAAAAGAGGGCTTGACCACCGGCATTAAATTTTCAGCGTGTTATCATTTTGAAGGCCTGCACAGAAATCAGACCGACCGGGTGGAGTGCGGTGACATTATTGCCGTTGCCGGCGTTAAAAATATTGCCATCGGGGATACGATTACGTCTGAAGATGATCCCAAACCCCTGCCCCGTATCCAGATAGACGAACCCACGATATCCATGATCTTTTATGTGAATAACAGTCCGTTTACAGGGCGCTATGGTAAATATCTTACGACCCGCCATCTTCAGGAACGGTTAAACAAAGAGGTCCTGGGAAATGTCTCCCTTCAGGTTAAAGCAACACAGCGCAAGGATGCTTTCGAAGTCTGTGGCCGGGGAGAACTACAGATGGCTATCCTTATTGAAACCCTGAGACGGGAAGGATACGAATTGATGGTTTCCAAACCCCGTGTGATCACCCGGGAAGAAAACGGGCAAATTTTGGAGCCGGTGGAGCGGGTATTTATCGATATACCGGAAGAGAAGGTAGGGGTAGTGACGGAAAAACTTTCTGAGCGAAAAGGCCGGATGATGCATCTTGAGAATTTAGGACACGGACGGGTGGATATGGAATTTGTCATCCCATCCCGGGGACTTATTGGTTTTCGGAGTCAGTTTATGACCGATACGAATGGTGCCGGCATTATGAATACCCTTTTTGAAGGGTATGCCCCGTGGTTTGGGAGTATTCCTCATCGGACGAATGGCGCGATTTTAGCCGACCGCCCGGGCCGGGTAACCGCCTATGCCTGCCAGGGAATGGCTGACCGTGGTGAACTTTTTGTGGAACCGGGTATGGAAGTCTATGCCGGGATGATTATCGGCGAACGGAACCGCTCGGAAGATCTCCCCGTCAATATCACCCGTGAAAAAAAACTCACCAATATGCGGGCATCCGGTTCCGATAATACCATTCCCCTCAGACCCGCCCGGAAAATGAATATCGACCGGTGTCTTGAATTCATCGCCGGGGATGAACTCATCGAAGTAACACCCCAAACCGTCATTCTCCGTAAAATGGAACTGGATCCGGTGAAACGGGCGAAGACGCGAGGGACCGGCACTTCGTGA
- a CDS encoding ATP-binding cassette domain-containing protein, giving the protein MPMPEPVIHIRNLTTRFGDRIILDQINLDIYPHEVTVILGGSGCGKTTLMKSITGLVTPEKGEIHIFGRPFTESDEKHYKETLERIGVLFQNGALLNSVTVKDNVAIPLEQHSHLDPELIEKSVAVKLQLVGLSHAMHLLPSELSGGMRKRAALARAIALDPEILFCDEPSAGLDPLSSAALDKLILTLKEQFNMSILVVTHELASIHRIADRIVFLDEGKILFTGTLEDAKSCGIDTVETFFETGSF; this is encoded by the coding sequence ATGCCTATGCCGGAACCTGTGATACACATACGAAACCTGACAACCCGTTTTGGGGACCGGATCATCCTGGATCAGATAAATCTGGACATATATCCTCATGAAGTCACCGTGATTCTGGGAGGAAGCGGTTGCGGGAAAACAACCCTGATGAAATCCATCACCGGGCTGGTTACGCCGGAAAAAGGGGAAATCCATATCTTTGGCAGGCCATTTACTGAATCGGATGAAAAGCACTACAAAGAGACCCTGGAACGCATCGGTGTTTTATTCCAAAACGGAGCATTGTTGAATTCCGTTACGGTGAAGGATAATGTCGCCATCCCACTGGAACAACACAGTCATCTGGATCCGGAGCTGATTGAAAAGAGTGTGGCAGTTAAGCTGCAGCTGGTGGGACTTTCCCACGCCATGCATCTTTTGCCGTCGGAACTTTCCGGGGGGATGCGGAAACGGGCGGCTCTGGCACGGGCCATTGCTTTGGATCCGGAAATCCTCTTTTGTGATGAACCCTCTGCGGGATTGGATCCCCTCTCCAGCGCCGCTTTGGACAAGCTGATTCTCACCCTGAAAGAGCAGTTCAATATGAGTATCCTGGTCGTAACCCATGAACTGGCCAGCATTCACCGGATCGCAGACCGGATTGTCTTTCTGGATGAGGGGAAAATACTCTTTACAGGCACCCTGGAGGATGCCAAATCCTGCGGGATTGACACGGTGGAAACTTTTTTTGAGACCGGCAGTTTTTAA
- a CDS encoding ABC transporter permease: MPAKTEKAGRSQAVHNSRIYVENSILHIEGMLTHQNIPKLKKNIRKDRKKPVDHIDLGKLEYIDSTGVVFIDWLRETLFPGAEVRHAGDKVQKALKTFSTQQVQIPKPPREAGMLEATGNILIEAWNALRDILYLTSEIILWSFYGIFTSRGRRKGAILQQMVLIGSNAVGIVSLLSIVLGLILALQSAAQLRQFGAGIYIADLIAISMVREMGPMMTAIIIAGRSGSSFAAEISTMKVTEELDALRMMALNPIQYVVVPKFLAISVCMPLLVMLSIVLGILGGFIIGLTYLDLTFITYFNQTINILQPKDLLIGLSKSVFFSWVIVIIGSYFGFQAQGGAEGVGKVTTSAVVASIFAVIVFDAIFSLIYMF; this comes from the coding sequence TTGCCCGCTAAGACTGAAAAAGCAGGCCGTTCACAGGCTGTTCACAACAGCCGGATATATGTGGAGAATTCAATCCTCCATATCGAAGGGATGCTGACCCATCAAAATATTCCTAAACTGAAAAAAAACATCCGGAAAGACCGGAAAAAACCTGTTGATCACATAGACCTGGGTAAACTGGAATACATTGACAGCACGGGAGTTGTATTTATTGACTGGCTCCGGGAGACACTTTTTCCCGGCGCGGAGGTCCGTCACGCCGGTGATAAAGTCCAAAAGGCATTAAAAACCTTCAGTACCCAACAGGTGCAGATTCCCAAACCGCCCCGTGAAGCCGGCATGTTGGAAGCCACCGGTAATATCCTCATAGAGGCCTGGAATGCGCTTCGGGATATCCTCTATCTTACATCGGAAATCATTTTGTGGTCGTTTTACGGAATTTTTACTTCCCGGGGCCGGCGAAAGGGAGCCATCCTTCAGCAAATGGTGTTAATCGGCAGCAATGCCGTGGGGATTGTGAGTTTGTTATCCATTGTTTTGGGCCTTATCCTTGCCCTTCAGTCTGCTGCCCAACTTCGGCAGTTTGGCGCCGGGATTTACATTGCGGATCTCATTGCTATTTCCATGGTTCGGGAAATGGGTCCCATGATGACAGCCATTATCATCGCCGGCCGGAGCGGTTCCTCCTTTGCCGCTGAAATATCCACCATGAAAGTGACGGAAGAACTGGATGCCCTGCGTATGATGGCCCTGAATCCCATTCAGTATGTTGTGGTCCCCAAGTTTCTGGCCATCAGTGTTTGTATGCCACTTTTGGTGATGCTCTCCATCGTCCTGGGAATTCTGGGTGGATTCATCATCGGACTGACTTACCTGGATCTTACATTCATAACCTATTTCAATCAGACCATTAATATTCTGCAACCGAAGGATTTGCTTATCGGCCTGAGCAAGAGTGTCTTTTTTTCCTGGGTGATCGTGATTATCGGCAGTTATTTTGGCTTCCAGGCGCAAGGCGGCGCCGAGGGTGTGGGAAAGGTCACGACATCCGCCGTGGTCGCCTCCATTTTTGCCGTCATCGTCTTTGATGCCATTTTTAGCCTTATTTACATGTTTTAA